Proteins found in one Sulfurimonas sp. genomic segment:
- a CDS encoding 5'-methylthioadenosine/adenosylhomocysteine nucleosidase, giving the protein MSKIAIMGAMPEEVAPILEKLGSYKTTEYAGNKYYEATYNGVDVVVAYSKIGKVFSTLTATTMIEHFGCDRLLFSGVAGAVSPDLKVGDLVVATKLSQHDLDITAFGHPYGYVPEGSVFVEADKDMIELSKKVASKMDKSVKEGIIATGDQFVANEERKNWILDTFNASALEMEGGSVAVVCNALNVPFFILRSISDAADMDASFSFDEFLESSAIISAEFVMNMVDELIKK; this is encoded by the coding sequence ATGAGTAAGATAGCAATTATGGGTGCAATGCCAGAAGAAGTGGCTCCGATTTTAGAAAAACTAGGTTCTTATAAAACTACTGAATATGCAGGGAATAAATATTATGAAGCTACATATAACGGTGTTGATGTAGTTGTAGCTTATTCAAAGATTGGTAAAGTATTTTCTACATTAACTGCTACTACTATGATTGAGCATTTTGGATGTGATAGACTTCTGTTCTCAGGTGTAGCAGGAGCTGTTTCACCTGATCTTAAAGTTGGTGATCTTGTTGTTGCTACAAAGCTTTCTCAACATGATTTAGATATTACTGCTTTTGGTCATCCATATGGATATGTGCCTGAAGGTTCTGTTTTTGTAGAAGCTGATAAAGATATGATAGAGCTATCGAAAAAAGTAGCTTCTAAAATGGATAAGAGCGTTAAAGAGGGAATTATAGCTACAGGTGATCAGTTTGTTGCAAATGAAGAGCGTAAAAATTGGATACTAGATACATTTAATGCATCGGCATTGGAGATGGAAGGTGGTTCTGTTGCTGTTGTATGTAATGCGCTAAATGTACCTTTTTTCATCCTTCGTTCAATAAGTGATGCAGCAGATATGGATGCAAGTTTTTCTTTTGATGAGTTTTTAGAGTCAAGTGCTATTATATCTGCTGAATTTGTTATGAATATGGTAGATGAACTTATTAAAAAGTAA
- a CDS encoding nitrilase-related carbon-nitrogen hydrolase, which translates to MRVTLAQISPKLNRTNLDDIISIVESNKEHSDIIVFPELALNGYLLQDKLYEDAWDIDELERLKSLSTDVDIVVGAAMRDGSFFRNAGLYFSKGELLSQHNKVHLPNYGMFEEARYFEAGDVFESFKSKFGKVSMIVCEDMWHENVHKGLKNENPDYVIALVASPARGFSDDGLAIEEKWYDILNKVSLECNAKVVFVNRVGFEDGLGFWGGSCLVDNHGKITEKLSLFKEEIKTFNI; encoded by the coding sequence ATGAGAGTTACTTTAGCTCAAATATCACCCAAGTTAAATAGAACTAACCTCGATGATATCATATCTATAGTAGAAAGCAATAAAGAGCATAGTGACATTATTGTTTTTCCAGAATTGGCATTAAATGGGTATCTATTACAAGATAAACTATATGAAGATGCTTGGGATATAGATGAGTTAGAACGATTAAAAAGTTTGAGTACAGATGTAGATATTGTTGTTGGTGCAGCTATGAGAGATGGAAGTTTTTTTAGAAACGCAGGACTTTATTTCTCAAAAGGTGAACTGTTATCTCAACATAATAAAGTTCACTTACCAAACTATGGTATGTTTGAAGAAGCTCGTTATTTTGAAGCGGGTGATGTTTTTGAGAGTTTTAAATCAAAATTTGGCAAAGTATCTATGATAGTTTGCGAAGATATGTGGCATGAAAATGTACATAAGGGTTTGAAAAATGAAAACCCAGATTATGTTATAGCATTAGTTGCTTCACCTGCACGCGGATTTAGCGATGATGGTTTAGCAATAGAGGAGAAGTGGTACGATATTTTAAATAAAGTATCATTAGAATGTAACGCAAAAGTTGTATTCGTTAATCGTGTTGGATTTGAAGACGGACTAGGGTTTTGGGGTGGCTCTTGTTTAGTAGATAACCATGGCAAGATAACAGAAAAATTATCGCTTTTTAAAGAAGAAATAAAAACATTTAATATATAG
- a CDS encoding tRNA 2-thiocytidine biosynthesis TtcA family protein, with protein sequence MSKSIVPSKKIMSKLGKTNAEFELIEEGDKILVGLSGGKDSLTMIHAMKEQQRRAPFKFEFLAVTISYGMGEDYSELAQHCKEYDIPYEVVDTQTYELAKDKIRKNSSFCSFFSRMRRGYLYTAALERGCNKVALGHHMDDAAESFFMNFIYNGQMRSLAPKYKAENGLIVIRPLIQMRERQLRAFVDDNELNAIGDEACPAMRFDVKMPHARANTKEMLRNMEKEHPQLFTSLNAAFKNISYDSFFDKEKFSI encoded by the coding sequence ATGAGTAAATCTATAGTACCTTCTAAAAAAATAATGTCTAAACTTGGTAAGACTAATGCCGAGTTTGAACTTATAGAAGAGGGTGATAAAATACTTGTAGGATTAAGTGGCGGAAAAGATTCACTAACTATGATCCATGCTATGAAAGAACAGCAACGCCGCGCTCCATTTAAGTTTGAATTTTTAGCTGTAACGATCTCTTACGGTATGGGTGAGGACTATAGTGAGTTAGCACAGCACTGTAAAGAATATGATATACCTTACGAAGTTGTTGATACTCAAACATATGAATTAGCAAAAGACAAAATTCGTAAAAATTCATCTTTTTGTAGTTTCTTTTCACGTATGAGAAGAGGGTATTTGTATACAGCTGCGTTAGAGAGAGGTTGTAATAAAGTAGCACTTGGTCATCATATGGATGATGCCGCTGAGAGCTTTTTTATGAACTTTATATATAACGGTCAAATGAGAAGTTTAGCACCAAAATATAAAGCTGAAAATGGTCTTATTGTTATCCGTCCGCTAATTCAGATGCGTGAGCGTCAACTACGTGCATTTGTTGATGACAATGAATTAAATGCTATTGGTGATGAAGCTTGTCCTGCAATGAGATTTGATGTAAAAATGCCACATGCTAGAGCTAACACAAAAGAGATGTTAAGAAATATGGAGAAAGAACACCCTCAGCTTTTTACATCTTTAAATGCCGCATTTAAAAACATATCATATGATAGTTTTTTTGACAAGGAAAAATTTTCTATCTAG
- a CDS encoding sensor histidine kinase produces MDNYKDQFISHMVDELQTPLKAILKFSDTLIKNKSDIASQEKYLKLIHLSAKNLENIIKDVSDMSNLQNNTISIELNKVNLRDLLSQNFEIFRSKAREKTIRYSITFGKNLPKFIETDGNRLSQVISNLLSNAIKFTPKDGAVKLEVIFDQDKSVLKVFVDDNGPGIPDSKKADIFKPFIKDKTNVTFEDTRTGLGLSISLSIIELLNGKITFESSEEKGSTFNFEIPVKTYDD; encoded by the coding sequence ATGGATAACTACAAAGATCAATTTATCTCACATATGGTAGATGAGCTGCAAACTCCCCTAAAAGCTATTTTAAAATTTTCAGATACATTGATTAAAAACAAAAGCGATATTGCCTCACAGGAAAAGTATTTAAAACTAATCCATCTTAGTGCTAAAAATTTAGAAAATATAATAAAAGATGTATCTGATATGTCAAACCTTCAAAACAATACAATTTCCATAGAATTAAATAAAGTCAATCTTAGAGATTTATTATCACAAAACTTTGAAATATTTCGCTCCAAAGCTAGAGAAAAAACAATCCGTTACTCTATTACATTTGGAAAAAATCTCCCAAAATTTATAGAAACAGATGGAAATAGACTATCTCAGGTTATATCAAACTTACTTAGCAATGCTATTAAGTTTACACCAAAAGACGGCGCTGTAAAACTAGAAGTCATATTTGATCAAGACAAATCTGTCTTAAAAGTTTTTGTAGATGACAATGGCCCTGGAATACCGGATTCAAAAAAAGCAGATATCTTTAAACCGTTTATTAAAGATAAAACAAACGTTACCTTTGAAGATACTAGAACTGGTCTAGGACTATCAATATCATTATCTATTATAGAGTTATTAAATGGTAAAATAACGTTTGAGTCTTCAGAAGAAAAAGGAAGTACCTTTAATTTTGAAATACCTGTAAAAACATATGATGATTAG